The following are encoded together in the Nitrospira sp. genome:
- a CDS encoding glycosyltransferase has product MLFLTTGLYAGGAELMLLRLLSHLDRQRFQPSVISLLRLGPVGAKIQQLGIPVRSLGMEPGIPNLASLWRLVSWLRRNRPHVMQTWMYHADLLGGVAAWLAGHIPIVWGVRHSDPFTQGYGPLTVPTVKLCARLSRWIPERIVCCSEASRQAHVAVGYTADKMLVIPNGVDLTALKPDPTARDLIRQNLSIPSEAPVIGLVGRFHPQKDHKNFVRAAKLLVSMRPSVHFVLCGQDVTWDNRELSTWIDEAGIRANCHLLGRREDVPQLMASFDLATSSSCFGESFANVVSEAMSCEVPCVVTDVGDSAHIVGPTGIVVPPHDAPALAQAWERMLDLGREQLLQTGLRARQRVQSHFNLPAIVERYQTMFDELTISPVA; this is encoded by the coding sequence ATTCTGTTTCTCACGACGGGCCTCTATGCTGGAGGGGCTGAGCTCATGCTCCTTCGGTTGCTCTCACACTTAGACCGGCAACGCTTTCAGCCTTCGGTCATTTCACTGCTTCGACTCGGACCGGTCGGTGCGAAGATTCAGCAGTTGGGAATTCCTGTTCGATCACTCGGAATGGAACCTGGCATACCCAATTTGGCTTCTCTCTGGCGTCTCGTATCCTGGCTCCGTCGAAATCGCCCGCATGTGATGCAGACCTGGATGTACCACGCAGACCTACTCGGTGGCGTGGCCGCTTGGCTGGCAGGGCACATTCCGATCGTGTGGGGAGTCAGGCATAGCGATCCGTTCACTCAAGGTTATGGTCCGCTTACGGTCCCCACGGTCAAGCTGTGTGCTCGATTGTCCCGCTGGATCCCCGAACGGATAGTCTGTTGTTCGGAGGCCTCCCGTCAGGCCCATGTTGCCGTCGGCTATACGGCTGACAAGATGTTGGTAATTCCCAATGGGGTCGACTTGACAGCATTGAAACCCGATCCTACGGCACGCGACTTGATTCGACAGAACCTATCGATTCCCAGCGAGGCTCCTGTAATCGGTTTGGTGGGACGCTTCCACCCGCAGAAAGACCATAAGAATTTTGTGCGTGCAGCCAAACTCCTCGTCTCCATGAGACCCTCCGTCCATTTTGTGCTTTGCGGCCAGGATGTGACCTGGGACAACCGAGAACTCAGTACCTGGATTGACGAGGCCGGGATTCGTGCCAATTGTCACCTGCTCGGACGGCGTGAGGATGTTCCACAACTGATGGCCTCGTTCGACTTAGCCACGTCGTCATCCTGCTTCGGTGAAAGCTTTGCCAATGTGGTCAGCGAAGCCATGAGTTGTGAGGTTCCCTGTGTTGTGACGGATGTCGGTGACTCGGCTCATATTGTAGGGCCAACCGGCATCGTGGTTCCTCCTCACGATGCACCGGCGTTGGCACAAGCCTGGGAACGTATGCTCGACCTTGGTCGGGAGCAGCTGCTTCAGACAGGGCTGCGGGCACGTCAACGGGTTCAGAGTCATTTCAACCTGCCCGCAATTGTTGAGCGCTACCAAACGATGTTTGATGAACTGACAATCTCACCTGTCGCCTAA
- the asnB gene encoding asparagine synthase (glutamine-hydrolyzing) — translation MCGIAGYFETEPRSTGEELAATAIAMAAALHHRGPDDSGVWADPTAGIVLAHRRLSILDLSPLGHQPMHSSCGRYVVSFNGEIYNFRALRRELELCGHRFRGHSDTEVLLAAVTEFGILSAIRRLNGMFAFGLWDRRERQLYLVRDRLGEKPLYYGYLGRTLIFASELKALRTHPEFDCGLNRNALALYLRHNYIPAPFSIYEGLSKVLPGTIVRISSADADRIPTVTQYWSVDMAAERGLVSPFHGTEEDAVGQLDTLLRDAVKHRMEADVPLGAFLSGGIDSSLIVSLMQDQSASPVRTFTIGFHEAQYNEATYAKVVAQHIGTDHTELYVTPQEAMAVIPRLPEMYDEPFSDMSQIPTFIVSQLARKDVTVVLTGDGGDELFGGYDRYVVGAELWRKIRRMPAPIRTLFADGIQAVSPQRWNRLIAPIDHLLSNSTWQRNPGEKLHCIARVLNAGAPESLYLEMVSHWKQPAEVVPGAQEPLTAVTDFRRHLPVAEFERRMMYIDSQSYLPDGILVKVDRASMAIGLEARVPLLDHRLVEFSWQIPLTWNVRQGTGKRLLRNLLGKYVPPAMTERPKVGFGVPVHMWLRGPLREWAENLLDEKRLKDDGFLDPSQVRMKWDEHQQGAGRWEFLLWDVLMFQAWMEHNRCSVNGR, via the coding sequence ATGTGTGGTATCGCTGGGTATTTTGAGACGGAGCCTCGGAGTACAGGAGAGGAGTTGGCAGCCACAGCTATAGCTATGGCCGCCGCCCTGCACCATCGAGGACCGGACGATTCGGGAGTATGGGCCGATCCAACTGCTGGCATTGTCTTAGCTCATCGCCGCCTATCTATTCTGGATTTGTCACCCCTCGGCCACCAGCCCATGCATTCGTCTTGCGGTCGGTATGTGGTGTCGTTCAATGGCGAGATTTACAACTTTCGTGCACTACGCCGAGAACTTGAGTTATGTGGGCACCGGTTCAGGGGGCACTCAGATACCGAGGTTCTGCTCGCTGCCGTGACCGAATTTGGCATCCTCTCTGCCATACGGCGCCTCAACGGCATGTTTGCGTTCGGGCTGTGGGATCGGCGAGAGCGACAGCTCTATCTGGTACGCGATCGGTTGGGAGAAAAACCACTGTATTACGGGTATCTTGGTCGCACGTTGATCTTTGCGTCTGAACTGAAGGCGCTTCGCACCCATCCTGAATTTGACTGCGGCCTCAATCGGAATGCATTGGCACTCTATCTGAGGCATAACTACATTCCGGCGCCCTTTTCCATCTATGAAGGTCTGTCCAAGGTGTTGCCTGGCACTATTGTACGCATCTCTTCAGCGGACGCTGATCGAATTCCCACGGTGACGCAGTACTGGTCTGTCGATATGGCAGCTGAGCGTGGGTTGGTCTCTCCCTTTCACGGGACTGAGGAGGATGCTGTCGGACAACTTGATACGCTCCTTCGTGATGCCGTCAAACATCGTATGGAGGCAGACGTCCCCCTGGGTGCGTTTTTGTCCGGGGGGATTGATTCTTCACTGATTGTCTCACTGATGCAAGATCAGAGTGCCAGTCCGGTGCGGACTTTTACCATCGGTTTCCACGAGGCTCAATACAACGAGGCGACGTACGCGAAGGTCGTGGCACAGCACATTGGAACCGACCACACGGAGTTATATGTGACTCCGCAAGAAGCCATGGCTGTGATCCCACGTCTGCCGGAGATGTATGACGAGCCTTTTTCAGATATGTCCCAGATTCCAACGTTTATCGTCTCTCAATTGGCTCGCAAGGATGTGACAGTGGTACTCACTGGCGACGGAGGCGATGAGTTGTTTGGCGGCTATGACCGGTACGTTGTGGGGGCTGAGTTATGGCGGAAGATCCGTCGCATGCCCGCCCCGATACGAACCCTCTTCGCCGATGGCATTCAAGCCGTTTCACCGCAACGATGGAATCGATTGATCGCACCGATCGACCACCTGCTATCGAACAGTACCTGGCAGCGCAATCCGGGAGAAAAGCTTCATTGCATCGCGCGCGTGCTCAACGCAGGTGCCCCGGAATCTCTGTATCTGGAAATGGTGTCTCATTGGAAACAGCCGGCCGAAGTTGTTCCAGGCGCTCAGGAGCCCTTGACCGCAGTGACTGATTTCCGTCGGCATCTCCCGGTCGCTGAATTTGAGCGACGCATGATGTATATCGATAGTCAGTCCTATCTTCCAGATGGCATTTTGGTGAAGGTTGACAGAGCCAGCATGGCGATCGGTTTGGAAGCACGGGTCCCACTCCTTGATCATCGGTTGGTGGAGTTTTCCTGGCAAATTCCATTGACGTGGAATGTTCGGCAGGGAACGGGGAAGCGGCTCTTACGAAACCTGCTCGGAAAATACGTTCCCCCAGCCATGACCGAACGCCCCAAGGTGGGGTTTGGGGTGCCTGTGCATATGTGGTTACGCGGCCCGCTTCGGGAGTGGGCCGAGAATCTGCTTGACGAGAAACGCCTAAAAGACGACGGCTTCCTCGACCCATCGCAAGTCAGGATGAAATGGGATGAACATCAACAAGGTGCCGGCCGATGGGAGTTTCTCCTCTGGGACGTGTTGATGTTTCAGGCCTGGATGGAACACAACCGCTGTTCTGTCAATGGGCGATAG
- a CDS encoding glycosyltransferase family 4 protein has product MTTVPLSLRFVAGQAAYMRTKGFESHAVSSPGAPLTQFATDEAVTVHAVSMARRITPFRDLAALFQLWKLFRNLRPHIVHAHTPKGGLLGMIAARFARVPVRIYHMHGLPFITATGLTRRILMATETVSCRMASQVLCVSRSVRSMAVDLQLSPAEKIHVLLQGSCNGIDAETEFNPDRQHAFIRDDVRQRYGIPSDATVVGFVGRLARAKGLVELGAAWQMLKKEHSDLHLLLIGPDEPGDPPPPGVLERLRDDPRVHLVGENWDTPPLYSAMDILVLPTHREGFPIVLLEAAAMALPIVATRVTGCLDAVQDGITGTLVSAYDPQALAAGLLRYVDDPALRRRHGAAARAWVLRDFSSAAMHETIYRKYVSWLAEEGVVNVSSDRPLLDEANDQISSQKEPEALSHGRF; this is encoded by the coding sequence GTGACCACTGTTCCGCTGTCCCTCCGCTTTGTGGCTGGACAGGCAGCCTATATGAGAACCAAGGGTTTCGAAAGCCATGCCGTCTCATCTCCTGGAGCGCCCTTGACACAGTTTGCCACAGACGAGGCGGTTACCGTTCATGCGGTGTCCATGGCTCGACGCATCACTCCGTTCCGTGATCTGGCAGCGCTTTTCCAACTCTGGAAGTTGTTTCGCAACCTTCGTCCGCACATCGTTCATGCGCACACACCGAAAGGCGGTTTGTTGGGGATGATCGCAGCGCGATTCGCTCGCGTTCCTGTGCGGATCTATCACATGCATGGTCTTCCGTTTATCACGGCAACCGGCCTCACACGACGGATCCTCATGGCCACGGAGACGGTCTCCTGTCGGATGGCTTCGCAGGTTCTCTGTGTCAGTCGGTCGGTCCGATCTATGGCCGTCGACCTGCAACTGTCTCCGGCAGAGAAAATTCATGTCCTTTTGCAAGGGAGCTGTAACGGCATTGATGCTGAGACCGAGTTCAATCCTGATCGGCAGCACGCCTTCATACGGGACGACGTTCGGCAACGGTATGGTATTCCGTCTGATGCCACTGTGGTTGGATTCGTTGGTCGCCTGGCCCGTGCGAAGGGACTTGTCGAATTAGGTGCTGCGTGGCAAATGTTGAAGAAGGAGCATTCGGACCTGCACCTGCTGCTGATTGGACCAGATGAGCCAGGCGATCCGCCTCCGCCAGGGGTGCTTGAGCGGCTGCGCGACGATCCGCGTGTACATCTCGTGGGAGAAAATTGGGATACGCCCCCGCTCTACAGCGCGATGGACATTCTGGTATTACCCACTCACCGAGAAGGATTTCCAATCGTACTGTTGGAAGCTGCGGCCATGGCCTTGCCCATCGTCGCAACGCGCGTAACCGGCTGTCTGGACGCTGTCCAGGATGGGATAACAGGCACGCTTGTATCGGCTTATGATCCGCAAGCACTCGCCGCGGGCCTCCTGCGTTACGTAGATGATCCCGCACTGCGCCGACGGCATGGGGCGGCCGCCCGCGCATGGGTACTGCGCGATTTTTCGAGTGCCGCCATGCACGAGACGATTTACCGCAAATATGTCAGTTGGTTGGCAGAGGAGGGGGTGGTGAACGTGAGCTCCGATCGGCCCCTGTTGGATGAAGCCAATGACCAGATCTCTAGCCAGAAGGAACCTGAGGCACTGAGCCATGGCAGATTCTAG
- a CDS encoding sugar transferase: protein MTHTTDSSKTTIAQLFPGKRAFDVIVTCSLLPFLLPLVGIVALVTWVAHGWPLVFTQTRPGLHGQPFILYKFRTMTNARGSDGRLLPDTDRLTRFGKLMRSTSLDELPEFFNVLKGEMSLVGPRPLLMEYLARYSPEQHRRHLVPPGLTGWAQVNGRNTADWQQRFLLDLWYVDHRSLWLDCKIIVMTPWKVLKREGILQPDDPSWEGKFKGAHSERPIR from the coding sequence ATGACTCATACCACCGATTCTTCCAAAACGACGATCGCGCAGCTCTTCCCTGGGAAGCGTGCTTTCGACGTGATTGTGACCTGTAGTCTTCTTCCGTTCCTCCTTCCTCTCGTCGGGATCGTCGCACTGGTGACGTGGGTCGCCCATGGTTGGCCGTTGGTATTCACACAGACGCGTCCCGGGCTTCACGGTCAACCCTTTATTTTGTATAAATTCCGTACGATGACCAATGCCCGCGGATCCGATGGACGGCTCTTGCCCGATACCGATCGACTCACACGATTCGGCAAGCTGATGCGCAGCACCAGTCTGGATGAACTTCCTGAATTCTTCAACGTGTTGAAAGGTGAGATGAGCCTCGTCGGCCCGCGGCCCCTCCTCATGGAATACCTCGCACGGTATAGCCCTGAGCAGCACCGTCGCCACCTCGTTCCTCCCGGCCTGACAGGCTGGGCCCAGGTGAATGGAAGAAATACCGCCGACTGGCAGCAACGGTTTCTTCTCGACCTATGGTATGTTGATCATCGCTCGCTCTGGCTGGATTGTAAGATCATTGTGATGACGCCCTGGAAAGTCCTCAAGCGAGAGGGGATTTTGCAACCGGACGATCCATCCTGGGAAGGCAAATTTAAGGGTGCTCATTCGGAGCGGCCCATTCGATAA
- a CDS encoding acetyltransferase, with amino-acid sequence MKHKEDLILIGGGGHCRSCIDVIEMDGRFTIRGIVDEKQSKDLMVTDYPLLGREEDLCELAKSCQNFLITIGQIKSPEPRIRLFDHLKQLGMVLPIIISPLAHVSRQAMLAEGTIVMHYALVNAGASVGRNCIINTRALIEHDAVIEDHCHIATAAIVNGAAKVHQRSFVGSNAVLRELITVGERSIVGAGVTVLHSLDAYSHLSSPVL; translated from the coding sequence ATGAAACACAAAGAGGATTTGATTCTGATCGGCGGCGGTGGACATTGTCGCTCCTGCATCGATGTCATCGAGATGGATGGCCGTTTTACGATTCGCGGCATCGTCGACGAAAAACAATCTAAAGACCTGATGGTAACAGACTACCCGCTACTTGGTCGGGAAGAAGATCTTTGTGAGTTGGCAAAATCCTGCCAAAACTTCCTGATCACGATTGGACAGATTAAGTCTCCCGAACCGCGCATTCGGCTGTTTGATCACCTCAAGCAGCTTGGTATGGTTCTCCCCATCATCATCTCTCCTTTGGCTCATGTTTCACGCCAAGCCATGCTTGCGGAGGGGACTATTGTCATGCACTATGCGCTTGTCAATGCCGGGGCCTCTGTTGGACGAAATTGCATCATTAATACGAGAGCGCTGATCGAGCACGACGCCGTCATCGAAGACCATTGCCACATCGCGACGGCGGCCATTGTGAATGGTGCAGCTAAGGTTCACCAGCGTTCGTTTGTTGGCAGCAATGCCGTTCTGCGAGAGTTGATCACGGTAGGGGAACGGTCCATTGTGGGCGCTGGGGTGACAGTCCTTCATAGCCTTGACGCCTATTCACATCTCAGTAGTCCGGTGCTCTGA